From one Octopus bimaculoides isolate UCB-OBI-ISO-001 chromosome 1, ASM119413v2, whole genome shotgun sequence genomic stretch:
- the LOC106881925 gene encoding DNA-directed RNA polymerase I subunit RPA12 yields the protein MSKIFETELEFCEICGSVLPLPGETMFIECKRCQNKINVKEFHGIENHSSHIFKSYDTSTNDKEDELSGPTVERKCSNCGHEEMIFKAQQTRSADEGQTIFYTCKECRHQEIEYS from the exons ATGTcgaaaatatttgaaacagaatTGGAATTTTGTGAGATATGTGGCTCAGTTTTACCTTTACCAGGTGAGACAATGTTTATTGAATGCAAAAGATGCCAGAACAAAATCAACGTGAAAG aatTCCATGGTATTGAAAATCATTCATCTCACATTTTCAAATCTTATGACACAAGCACAAATGATAAAGAAGATGAGCTATCTGGTCCCACG GTTGAACGCAAGTGTTCAAATTGTGGCCATGAAGAAATGATATTTAAAGCTCAACAGACAAGGTCAGCAGATGAAGGTCaaactatattttatacatgcaaaGAATGCAG ACATCAAGAAATCGAGTATTCCTGA